A portion of the Micromonospora tarapacensis genome contains these proteins:
- the ppc gene encoding phosphoenolpyruvate carboxylase, whose amino-acid sequence MTDQHDHDGPDAALRADIRRLGTLLGQTLARQEGRPLLDLVEEIRAQVRTDAPAAARRLGGLDVTTGTKLARAFSTYFHLANITEQVHRARDLRRRRAIQGGWLDQAAKMIAERGVPAEEIASVARRLAVRPVFTAHPTEAARRSILSKLRAIADELDTETANAILYGASDEGPANRRLAELLDLMWQTDELRLDRPDPTDEARNAIYYLRDLYAEAAPQVLDDLAETLRTLGVETSPTARPLTFGTWIGGDRDGNPFVTPTVTREVLAIQHEHGLTATEAAMEELINEVSVSRRLRGVSLDLSASLAADLDALPEVAPRFRRVNAEEPYRLKARCVRAKLANTRARLRQGTPHVPGRDYRGSAELIADLDLLRASLARNSGQLTAVGRLASTIRTVSAFGLHLATMDIREHAEKHHEVLTQFYQAVGEVEDYPALSRLERTKLLADELTGRRPLSTADTPLTQSARKTFDVFGTIRDAQDRFGSEVIESYIISMTLGVDDVLAAVVLAREAGLVDVHTGRARIGIVPLLETPAELNSGGELLDELLSLPAYRSLVAARGDVQEVMLGYSDSNKEAGITTSQWSIHRAQRALRDVAARHGVHLRLFHGRGGTVGRGGGPTHEAILAQPYGTLDGAIKVTEQGEVISDKYTLPALARENLELSVAAVLQSTLLHTAPRQPAEMLERWDATMDVVSESAFRSYRSLVEDPDLPAYFWASTPTELLGALNIGSRPAKRPDTGAGLSGLRAIPWVFGWTQTRQIVPGWFGVGTGLAAAREAGLADVLAEMHRNWHFFRTFLSNVEMMLTKTDLGIARRYVETLVPKKLHPIFDKIEQEYELTRREVLAVTDSPDLLEGSPVLQRTLAVRDTYLEPLHHLQVALLRQYRESGGAGRAVATAPGGRRAPSDGTALERALLTTVNGIAAGMRNTG is encoded by the coding sequence GTGACCGACCAGCATGATCATGACGGCCCCGACGCCGCCCTGCGCGCCGACATCCGCCGCCTGGGCACGCTGCTCGGGCAGACCCTGGCCCGCCAGGAGGGGCGTCCCCTGCTCGACCTCGTCGAGGAGATCCGCGCCCAGGTCCGCACGGACGCCCCGGCCGCCGCCCGGCGGCTCGGCGGGCTCGATGTGACCACCGGCACCAAGCTGGCCCGTGCCTTCTCCACCTACTTCCACCTGGCCAACATCACCGAGCAGGTGCACCGGGCCCGTGACCTGCGCCGCCGCCGCGCGATCCAGGGCGGCTGGCTGGACCAGGCGGCCAAGATGATCGCCGAGCGCGGGGTGCCGGCCGAGGAGATCGCCTCGGTGGCCCGCCGGTTGGCGGTACGCCCGGTCTTCACCGCCCACCCGACCGAGGCGGCCCGCCGGTCGATCCTGTCGAAGCTGCGCGCGATCGCCGACGAGCTGGACACCGAGACGGCCAACGCGATCCTCTACGGCGCCAGTGACGAGGGCCCGGCGAACCGGCGACTGGCCGAGCTGCTCGACCTGATGTGGCAGACCGACGAGCTGCGGCTGGACCGGCCGGACCCGACCGACGAGGCCCGCAACGCCATCTACTACCTGCGCGACCTGTACGCCGAGGCGGCGCCGCAGGTGCTCGACGACCTCGCCGAGACGCTGCGTACGCTCGGCGTGGAGACCTCACCGACGGCCCGGCCGCTGACCTTCGGCACCTGGATCGGCGGCGACCGGGACGGCAACCCGTTCGTCACCCCGACGGTGACCCGTGAGGTGCTCGCCATCCAGCACGAGCACGGCCTGACCGCCACCGAGGCGGCGATGGAAGAGCTGATCAACGAGGTGTCGGTCTCCCGCCGGCTGCGCGGGGTGTCGCTGGATCTCTCCGCCAGCCTCGCCGCCGACCTCGACGCACTACCCGAGGTGGCGCCCCGGTTCCGCCGGGTCAACGCCGAGGAGCCGTACCGCCTCAAGGCCCGCTGCGTACGCGCCAAGCTCGCCAACACCCGCGCCCGGCTGCGGCAGGGCACGCCGCACGTGCCGGGGCGGGACTACCGCGGCTCGGCCGAGCTGATCGCCGACCTGGACCTGCTGCGCGCCTCGCTGGCCCGCAACTCCGGCCAGCTCACCGCCGTGGGCCGGCTCGCCTCGACCATCCGTACCGTCTCCGCGTTCGGCCTGCACCTGGCGACGATGGACATCCGCGAGCACGCCGAGAAGCACCACGAGGTGCTCACCCAGTTCTACCAGGCGGTGGGCGAGGTCGAGGACTATCCGGCGCTGAGCCGGCTGGAGCGCACCAAGCTGCTCGCCGACGAGCTGACCGGCCGCCGGCCGCTGTCGACGGCGGACACCCCGCTGACCCAGTCGGCCCGCAAGACGTTCGACGTGTTCGGCACCATCCGCGACGCCCAGGACCGGTTCGGCAGCGAGGTGATCGAGTCGTACATCATCTCGATGACCCTCGGCGTCGACGACGTGCTCGCCGCGGTGGTGCTGGCCCGCGAGGCGGGCCTGGTCGACGTGCACACCGGTCGGGCCCGGATCGGAATCGTGCCGCTGCTGGAGACGCCGGCCGAGCTGAACTCCGGTGGTGAACTGCTCGACGAGTTGCTGTCGTTGCCGGCCTACCGGTCGCTGGTGGCCGCCCGGGGCGACGTGCAGGAGGTGATGCTCGGCTACTCCGACTCCAACAAGGAGGCCGGGATCACCACCAGCCAGTGGTCCATCCACCGCGCCCAGCGGGCGCTGCGGGACGTGGCCGCCCGGCACGGGGTGCACCTGCGGCTGTTCCACGGCCGGGGCGGCACGGTCGGACGCGGGGGCGGCCCCACCCACGAGGCGATCCTGGCCCAGCCGTACGGCACGCTGGACGGCGCGATCAAGGTGACCGAGCAGGGTGAGGTCATCTCCGACAAGTACACGCTGCCCGCGCTGGCCCGGGAGAACCTGGAGCTGAGCGTGGCCGCCGTGCTCCAGTCGACGCTGCTGCACACCGCGCCCCGGCAGCCCGCCGAGATGCTGGAGCGCTGGGACGCGACGATGGACGTGGTGTCGGAGTCGGCGTTCCGGTCGTACCGCTCACTGGTGGAGGATCCGGACCTGCCCGCGTACTTCTGGGCGTCCACTCCGACGGAGCTGCTCGGCGCCCTGAACATCGGCTCCCGGCCGGCGAAGCGGCCGGACACCGGTGCCGGGCTGTCCGGGCTGCGCGCGATCCCCTGGGTGTTCGGCTGGACCCAGACCCGGCAGATCGTGCCCGGCTGGTTCGGGGTGGGCACCGGCCTGGCCGCCGCCCGGGAGGCCGGGCTGGCCGACGTGCTGGCCGAGATGCACCGCAACTGGCATTTCTTCCGCACGTTCCTGTCGAACGTGGAGATGATGCTGACCAAGACCGACCTCGGCATCGCCCGCCGGTACGTGGAGACTCTGGTACCGAAGAAGCTGCACCCGATCTTCGACAAGATCGAGCAGGAGTACGAGCTGACCCGGCGGGAGGTCCTCGCGGTCACCGACTCGCCGGACCTGCTGGAGGGCTCGCCGGTGTTGCAGCGCACCCTCGCGGTACGCGACACCTACCTGGAGCCGCTGCACCACCTCCAGGTGGCGCTGCTGCGGCAGTACCGCGAGTCCGGTGGCGCCGGGCGGGCGGTGGCGACCGCGCCGGGTGGGCGGCGCGCACCGAGCGACGGCACGGCCCTGGAGCGGGCCCTGCTCACCACGGTCAACGGCATCGCGGCCGGCATGCGCAACACCGGCTGA
- a CDS encoding DNA recombination protein RmuC: MELSTLAVVVVCLGAGGAIGWFAARSRAATEIARLDATLRATREGEGRLEQSMRALSYEATAQSQEAVARAVAPLHDTLRRYEQRVAELERDRVDAYAELREQVRSMSVVSGELRTETKQLVAALRAPQVRGRWGEHQLRRIVEAAGMLEHCDFSEQVTAATDDQTVRPDLVVRLHGGRSVVVDAKAPFDAYLTAMEARDERGRDTQLDLHAKHLRAHVDALSAKSYWSAFESTPEFVVLFVPADTFLDIALQRDPTLLEYAFARDVVLATPATLVALLRTVAWSWRQEQLARNAVAVHSLARELYGRLSTLGEHVGKLGASLGGAVTAYNRAVGSLEARVLVSARKLAELGVSDQELTTPGQVELAPRQPQAPELLGESTSDDRARSN; the protein is encoded by the coding sequence ATGGAACTCTCGACCCTCGCGGTTGTCGTCGTCTGCCTCGGTGCCGGCGGCGCGATCGGCTGGTTCGCGGCCCGGTCCCGCGCGGCGACCGAGATCGCCCGGCTGGACGCCACCCTGCGGGCCACCCGCGAGGGCGAGGGGCGGCTGGAGCAGTCGATGCGGGCGTTGAGCTACGAGGCGACGGCGCAGTCGCAGGAGGCGGTCGCCCGCGCGGTGGCCCCGCTGCACGACACGTTGCGCCGCTACGAGCAGCGGGTGGCCGAACTGGAGCGCGACCGGGTCGACGCGTACGCCGAGCTGCGCGAGCAGGTGCGGTCGATGAGCGTCGTCTCCGGCGAGCTGCGCACCGAGACCAAGCAACTGGTGGCGGCGCTGCGCGCGCCCCAGGTGCGCGGCCGGTGGGGCGAGCACCAGTTGCGCCGGATCGTCGAGGCCGCCGGCATGCTGGAGCACTGCGACTTCTCCGAGCAGGTCACCGCCGCCACCGACGACCAGACGGTACGCCCCGACCTGGTGGTCCGCCTGCACGGCGGGCGCAGCGTGGTGGTGGACGCCAAGGCGCCGTTCGACGCGTACCTCACCGCGATGGAGGCACGGGACGAACGCGGCCGGGACACCCAGCTCGACCTGCACGCGAAGCACCTGCGGGCGCACGTCGACGCGCTGTCCGCCAAGTCGTACTGGTCGGCGTTCGAGTCCACTCCGGAGTTCGTGGTGCTCTTCGTGCCGGCGGACACCTTCCTCGACATCGCCCTGCAACGCGACCCGACGCTGCTGGAATACGCCTTCGCCCGCGACGTGGTGCTGGCCACCCCGGCCACGCTTGTCGCGTTGCTGCGTACGGTCGCCTGGTCGTGGCGGCAGGAGCAGCTGGCCCGCAACGCGGTGGCGGTGCACTCGCTGGCCCGGGAGTTGTACGGGCGGCTGTCGACACTCGGCGAGCATGTCGGCAAGCTCGGCGCCTCGCTCGGCGGCGCGGTGACCGCCTACAACCGGGCGGTGGGGTCGCTGGAGGCGCGGGTGCTGGTGAGTGCACGCAAGCTGGCCGAACTGGGCGTGTCGGACCAGGAGCTGACCACGCCGGGACAGGTGGAGTTGGCGCCCCGGCAGCCCCAGGCGCCGGAACTGCTCGGAGAATCCACATCAGACGATCGGGCTCGGTCGAACTGA
- a CDS encoding S8 family serine peptidase — MSKPRNLSRRTSAALFASVMAAGAVTVAGGAATASAAPAGPDAAQATPAEALGQHDAKLLAEAEAKKAPTVTMIVATDKGKAKEVADDLKDLGAAVTERYDTIGYVLATVPTSKALKAARLPGVAAIDLDEKIQLPDPKPEVVQGGKGAKQGSTLSGPGARTKADNPYMPTNETGAVKFVKQHKKWDGRGVTIGIMDSGVDLDHPALQETTTGERKIVDWVTATDPFEDPTWRPMLNQVTGPTFTLAGRTWTAPAGTYRFNLFSESITNNSDPGGDVNRDGDNTDQFGILFDPATNDIRVDADQDGDFTDEAVMRPYKEKFDVGHFGTDNPATPVTERMSFVVEYRKNVNTTPVGGPGLVDYVNIGIIESAHGTHVAGITAANDMLGNSAFDGAAPGAKIVSARACSWGGGCTAAALTTGMADLVINRGVDVVNMSIGGLPALNDGNNARAALYNNLITTYGVQMFISAGNSGPGVNTIGDPSASTNVVSVAASVSKDTWLANYGSVVKKKNALFNFSSRGPREDGGAKPNIAAPGAAISTTPVWQAGSPVPEAGYALPPGYGMFNGTSMASPQAAGAAALLLSAARATDKGITPEMLRRAIYTSGKPIADTPVQGQGYGMFNVPGAWKLLKKGVQTRSYTSDAPVCTVLSGQLATPNRGTGVYNRCGSGDGGHRVNQPKAYQVKLTRTSGPTGNIKHNIGLRGNDRTFSAPKKVTLPLNTPVTITIIAKPKTAGAHGTIVTVDDPTTSTIDFEFSAVVVASNDVSKPNFAYSAEGSVDRNSTTSYFVTVPPGAGALQVNLSGIATGSQTRFIAFNPWGVPVESTSSLACFTNHVSTVVCNAFERDYQNPMPGVWEIEVESRRTSPSLNNPYRLQARVQGVAVEPAVVELPSVTAGTATPVTWTLKNTFGPVSVTGQGGPLSSTHSERPTIVEYDVQEFTVDVPAGVTSFTARIGNTSDAGADLDLFVYRGGSLIAYNADGDSEESVTLTNPVAGTYTVVVEAYSVDGAGGSTAYDYRDSFSSPALGTLTAAGGTLTLAHGATGTLTGTVTAQSAPFAGRALYGELAVVTTEGAVVGRGAVSIGAVN, encoded by the coding sequence GTGAGCAAACCCCGAAACCTGAGCCGGCGTACCTCCGCCGCGCTCTTCGCCTCGGTCATGGCGGCCGGCGCCGTGACCGTGGCGGGCGGCGCCGCCACCGCGAGTGCCGCTCCTGCCGGACCCGACGCCGCGCAGGCCACCCCCGCCGAGGCGCTGGGCCAGCACGACGCCAAACTGCTCGCCGAGGCGGAGGCGAAGAAGGCCCCCACCGTCACGATGATCGTCGCCACCGACAAGGGGAAGGCGAAGGAGGTCGCGGACGATCTCAAGGATCTGGGCGCGGCGGTCACCGAGCGCTACGACACCATCGGTTACGTGCTCGCCACCGTGCCGACCAGCAAGGCGCTCAAGGCCGCCAGGCTGCCCGGCGTCGCCGCGATCGACCTGGACGAGAAGATCCAGCTGCCGGACCCGAAGCCCGAGGTCGTCCAGGGCGGCAAGGGGGCCAAGCAGGGCAGCACGCTCAGCGGCCCCGGCGCCAGGACCAAGGCCGACAACCCGTACATGCCGACGAACGAGACCGGTGCGGTCAAGTTCGTCAAGCAGCACAAGAAGTGGGACGGCCGCGGCGTCACCATCGGCATCATGGACTCCGGCGTGGACCTGGATCACCCGGCGCTGCAGGAGACCACCACGGGCGAGCGGAAGATCGTCGACTGGGTCACCGCGACCGACCCGTTCGAGGACCCGACCTGGCGCCCGATGCTCAACCAGGTGACCGGGCCGACCTTCACCCTGGCCGGTCGCACCTGGACCGCGCCGGCCGGCACCTACCGGTTCAACCTGTTCAGCGAGAGCATCACGAACAACAGCGATCCGGGCGGTGACGTCAACCGCGACGGCGACAACACCGACCAGTTCGGCATCCTGTTCGACCCGGCCACCAACGACATCCGGGTCGACGCCGACCAGGACGGCGACTTCACCGACGAGGCCGTGATGCGGCCGTACAAGGAGAAGTTCGACGTCGGCCACTTCGGCACCGACAACCCGGCGACTCCGGTCACCGAGCGGATGTCATTCGTCGTCGAGTACCGCAAGAACGTCAACACCACCCCGGTCGGCGGCCCCGGCCTGGTCGACTACGTCAACATCGGCATCATCGAGAGCGCACACGGCACGCACGTCGCCGGCATCACCGCCGCCAACGACATGCTCGGCAACAGCGCGTTCGACGGTGCCGCCCCCGGCGCCAAGATCGTTTCCGCCCGTGCCTGCTCCTGGGGCGGCGGCTGCACGGCCGCCGCACTCACCACCGGCATGGCCGATCTGGTGATCAACCGTGGGGTCGACGTCGTCAACATGTCGATCGGCGGCCTGCCGGCGCTCAACGACGGCAACAACGCCCGCGCCGCCCTCTACAACAACCTGATCACCACCTACGGGGTGCAGATGTTCATCTCGGCCGGCAACTCCGGCCCGGGTGTGAACACCATCGGCGACCCGTCGGCGTCGACCAACGTGGTCAGCGTCGCCGCCAGCGTCAGCAAGGACACCTGGCTGGCCAACTACGGCTCCGTGGTCAAGAAGAAGAACGCCCTGTTCAACTTCTCGTCCCGCGGCCCGCGTGAGGACGGTGGCGCCAAGCCGAACATCGCCGCCCCGGGCGCGGCCATCTCCACCACCCCGGTCTGGCAGGCCGGCAGCCCCGTGCCCGAGGCCGGCTACGCGCTGCCGCCGGGCTACGGCATGTTCAACGGCACGTCGATGGCCTCTCCGCAGGCCGCCGGCGCCGCCGCGCTGCTGCTCTCGGCCGCCCGGGCAACCGACAAGGGCATCACCCCGGAGATGCTGCGCCGGGCGATCTACACCTCGGGCAAGCCGATCGCCGACACCCCCGTCCAGGGGCAGGGCTACGGCATGTTCAACGTGCCGGGTGCCTGGAAGCTGCTCAAGAAGGGTGTCCAGACCCGTTCCTACACCTCCGACGCCCCGGTCTGCACGGTGCTCTCCGGCCAGCTGGCCACCCCGAACCGGGGCACCGGCGTCTACAACCGCTGCGGCTCCGGCGACGGCGGCCACCGGGTCAACCAGCCGAAGGCGTACCAGGTCAAGCTGACCCGGACCAGCGGCCCGACCGGCAACATCAAGCACAACATCGGCCTGCGCGGCAACGACCGCACCTTCTCGGCGCCGAAGAAGGTCACGCTGCCGCTGAACACGCCCGTCACCATCACGATCATCGCCAAGCCGAAGACCGCAGGGGCACACGGCACGATCGTGACCGTCGACGACCCGACCACCAGCACGATCGACTTCGAGTTCTCTGCCGTGGTGGTGGCCTCGAACGACGTCAGCAAGCCCAACTTCGCCTACTCGGCCGAAGGCTCGGTGGATCGGAACAGCACCACGTCGTACTTCGTGACGGTTCCCCCGGGTGCCGGTGCGTTGCAGGTGAACCTCTCCGGCATCGCCACCGGGTCACAGACCCGTTTCATCGCGTTCAACCCGTGGGGCGTCCCGGTGGAGAGCACCTCCAGCCTGGCGTGCTTCACCAACCACGTCAGCACGGTCGTCTGCAACGCGTTCGAGCGGGACTACCAGAACCCGATGCCGGGTGTCTGGGAGATCGAGGTGGAGTCGCGGCGGACCTCGCCGTCGCTGAACAACCCGTACCGGCTCCAGGCACGGGTGCAGGGCGTCGCGGTCGAGCCGGCCGTGGTCGAGCTGCCGTCGGTCACCGCCGGCACCGCGACCCCGGTCACCTGGACGCTGAAGAACACCTTCGGCCCGGTCTCGGTGACCGGCCAGGGCGGCCCGCTGTCCAGCACGCACTCGGAGCGGCCGACCATCGTCGAGTACGACGTGCAGGAGTTCACCGTGGACGTGCCGGCGGGCGTCACCAGCTTCACCGCCCGCATCGGTAACACGTCGGACGCCGGTGCCGACCTCGACCTGTTCGTCTACCGGGGCGGCAGCCTGATCGCGTACAACGCGGACGGCGACTCGGAGGAGTCCGTGACCCTCACCAACCCGGTGGCGGGCACCTACACCGTCGTCGTCGAGGCGTACTCGGTCGACGGCGCCGGTGGCAGCACCGCGTACGACTACCGGGACTCGTTCTCGTCCCCGGCGCTCGGCACCCTCACGGCGGCGGGCGGCACCCTCACCCTGGCGCACGGCGCCACCGGCACCCTCACGGGTACGGTGACCGCCCAGTCCGCCCCGTTCGCGGGCCGGGCGCTCTACGGTGAGCTGGCCGTGGTGACCACCGAAGGCGCGGTCGTCGGCCGTGGCGCGGTCTCCATCGGCGCGGTGAACTGA
- a CDS encoding 4-hydroxy-3-methylbut-2-enyl diphosphate reductase has product MTEAETTSRTGKRVLLAKPRGYCAGVDRAVQTVEEALKLYGAPIYVRKQIVHNKHVVRTLEAQGAIFVEENEEVPEGATVIFSAHGVAPEVYEQAKERSLKAIDATCPLVTKVHHEAKRFAAEDYDILLIGHEGHEEVIGTSGEAPEHIQLVDGPQDADRITVRDPNKVVWLSQTTLSVDETMETVARLKKRLPMLQSPPSDDICYATSNRQHVIKEIAAECDVVLVVGSRNSSNSVRLVEVALDAGARGGHLVDFAHEIDDAWLADARTVGLTSGASVPEDLVREVLAHLAERGFTDVEEVVTANERLTFSLPQELRRDMKAAAAAQGRPAGGA; this is encoded by the coding sequence GTGACTGAGGCTGAGACGACTTCCCGGACCGGCAAGCGCGTGCTCCTGGCCAAGCCCCGCGGTTACTGCGCGGGCGTCGACCGGGCGGTACAGACCGTCGAGGAGGCGCTCAAGCTCTACGGCGCCCCCATCTACGTCCGCAAGCAGATCGTGCACAACAAGCACGTCGTGCGGACGCTGGAGGCCCAAGGCGCGATCTTCGTGGAGGAGAACGAGGAGGTGCCCGAGGGCGCCACGGTGATCTTCTCCGCGCACGGTGTCGCGCCCGAGGTCTACGAGCAGGCGAAGGAGCGCTCGCTCAAGGCGATCGACGCGACCTGCCCGCTGGTGACCAAGGTGCACCACGAGGCGAAGCGGTTCGCCGCGGAGGACTACGACATCCTGCTCATCGGCCACGAGGGTCACGAGGAGGTCATCGGCACCTCCGGGGAGGCCCCGGAGCACATCCAGCTGGTGGACGGCCCCCAGGACGCCGACCGGATCACCGTGCGGGATCCGAACAAGGTCGTCTGGCTGTCGCAGACCACCCTCTCGGTGGACGAGACGATGGAGACGGTGGCCCGGCTCAAGAAGCGCCTGCCGATGCTCCAGTCGCCGCCCAGCGACGACATCTGCTACGCCACCAGCAATCGGCAGCACGTGATCAAGGAAATCGCGGCAGAGTGCGACGTGGTGCTCGTCGTCGGGTCGCGCAACTCCTCCAACTCGGTGCGGTTGGTCGAGGTGGCGCTGGACGCCGGTGCCCGCGGTGGGCACCTGGTCGACTTCGCCCACGAGATCGACGACGCCTGGCTCGCCGACGCGCGGACGGTGGGCCTGACGTCCGGGGCCAGCGTGCCGGAGGACCTGGTCCGGGAGGTGCTGGCGCATCTCGCCGAGCGCGGCTTCACCGACGTGGAAGAGGTGGTGACCGCCAACGAGCGGCTCACCTTCTCGCTGCCGCAGGAACTCCGGCGCGACATGAAGGCGGCTGCGGCGGCCCAGGGACGACCCGCCGGAGGCGCCTGA
- the xseA gene encoding exodeoxyribonuclease VII large subunit, with the protein MDSGGGGKSSSEEPWPVRVVSQKIGAWVARLGWVWVDGQIAQISRRPGASTVFLTLRDPSADLSLTVTTNRDVLDSGAPELRDGARVVLHAKPEFYAARGTLSLRADEIRQVGLGELLARLEKLKKLLAAEGLFDRARKRRPPFLPQRIGLITGRASAAERDVLTNARRRWPAVEFRTVNVAVQGPGAVPQIMDALKVLDADPSIDVIILARGGGGIEDLLPFSDEALCRAVFACRTPVVSAIGHETDAPLVDYVADVRASTPTDAAKRVVPDLAEEVRLINQARHRLRRAVHNLVDRESHRIDALRSRPVLARPQVMVDQRATDLAALRERAGRCLDHRLAAADDDLRHTLARLRALSPAATLDRGYAIVQRTGGHVVRAATDVAPGDPLRVRLADGELRATVDA; encoded by the coding sequence ATGGATTCGGGTGGGGGCGGGAAGAGCAGCTCCGAGGAGCCGTGGCCGGTACGGGTGGTCAGCCAGAAGATCGGCGCCTGGGTCGCGCGGCTGGGGTGGGTGTGGGTCGACGGGCAGATCGCGCAGATCAGCCGGCGGCCCGGCGCCAGCACCGTCTTCCTGACCCTGCGTGACCCGTCGGCCGACCTGAGCCTCACCGTCACCACCAACCGGGACGTGCTCGACTCCGGAGCGCCCGAGCTGCGCGACGGCGCCCGCGTCGTGCTGCACGCCAAGCCAGAGTTCTACGCGGCGCGGGGCACTCTCAGCCTGCGCGCGGACGAGATTCGTCAGGTCGGTCTCGGCGAGTTGCTGGCCCGGCTGGAGAAGCTCAAGAAGTTGCTCGCCGCCGAGGGGCTCTTCGACCGGGCGCGCAAGCGCCGGCCGCCCTTCCTGCCGCAGCGGATCGGGCTGATCACCGGCCGGGCGAGCGCCGCCGAGCGCGATGTGCTGACCAACGCCCGCCGACGTTGGCCGGCGGTCGAGTTCCGGACGGTGAACGTGGCCGTTCAGGGGCCCGGCGCCGTCCCGCAGATCATGGACGCGCTCAAGGTCCTGGACGCCGACCCGAGCATCGACGTGATCATCCTGGCCCGTGGCGGGGGCGGCATCGAGGACCTGCTGCCCTTCTCCGACGAGGCGCTGTGCCGGGCCGTCTTCGCCTGCCGTACGCCGGTGGTCAGCGCGATCGGACACGAGACGGACGCCCCGCTGGTCGACTACGTGGCGGACGTCCGCGCGTCGACGCCCACCGACGCGGCCAAGCGGGTGGTCCCCGACCTGGCCGAGGAGGTACGCCTGATCAACCAGGCCCGGCACCGGTTGCGGCGGGCGGTGCACAACCTGGTCGACCGCGAGTCGCACCGCATCGACGCACTGCGCTCGCGTCCGGTGCTGGCCCGGCCGCAGGTGATGGTGGACCAACGGGCCACCGACCTGGCCGCCCTGCGCGAACGCGCCGGGCGCTGCCTGGACCACCGCCTCGCCGCCGCCGACGACGACCTGCGGCACACCCTGGCCCGACTACGCGCCCTCTCCCCGGCGGCAACCCTCGACCGCGGATACGCCATCGTGCAACGCACCGGCGGCCACGTCGTACGCGCGGCCACCGACGTGGCTCCCGGCGACCCGCTGCGGGTACGCCTGGCCGACGGCGAACTCCGCGCCACCGTCGACGCCTGA
- a CDS encoding exodeoxyribonuclease VII small subunit produces MGAMTDEKTSGSDERLSYEQARAELASVVERLEAGGTSLEESLALWERGEALAVICQGWLDGARARIDAARRDPTS; encoded by the coding sequence ATGGGTGCGATGACTGACGAGAAGACGAGCGGGTCCGACGAGCGACTCAGCTACGAACAGGCCCGCGCTGAGCTCGCGTCGGTGGTGGAGCGGCTGGAGGCCGGCGGCACGTCGCTGGAGGAATCACTGGCGCTCTGGGAGCGCGGCGAGGCGTTGGCGGTGATCTGCCAGGGTTGGCTCGACGGCGCCCGCGCCCGCATCGACGCCGCCCGCCGGGACCCGACCAGTTGA
- a CDS encoding DUF4245 family protein has translation MEPAQPADGAPADQPSSGDQPTADRADRPAAPQAHPEPARTAGDPPPPVAPGARRSDRSPRDMAISLLVLLIPIALLLAFYRGFLGGDEPNTVDPAPALDQARSAGAFPVSEPTGLGEGWRTVRAAYRTAQDGAILRVGYVTPEGRGLQLVQSNVPPERLLPAELTDEGRPQGQTDLGSSTWQRYSARGNEQALVLLEPGRTVIVVGDARDNELRALATAVD, from the coding sequence GTGGAACCCGCACAGCCCGCCGATGGCGCACCTGCCGACCAGCCCTCGTCCGGCGACCAGCCGACCGCCGACCGGGCGGATCGGCCGGCCGCACCCCAGGCACACCCGGAGCCGGCGCGAACCGCCGGAGATCCGCCGCCACCCGTCGCACCCGGCGCCCGCAGGTCGGACCGCTCGCCGAGGGACATGGCGATCTCGCTGCTGGTGCTGCTGATCCCGATCGCCCTGCTGCTCGCCTTCTACCGCGGGTTCCTCGGCGGGGACGAGCCGAACACGGTCGACCCGGCACCGGCCCTCGACCAGGCCAGGTCGGCCGGCGCGTTTCCGGTGAGCGAACCGACCGGGCTGGGCGAGGGATGGCGGACCGTCCGGGCGGCCTACCGCACCGCCCAGGACGGCGCGATCCTGCGCGTGGGCTATGTCACGCCGGAGGGGCGTGGCCTGCAACTGGTGCAGAGCAACGTGCCGCCGGAGCGGCTGCTGCCGGCGGAGCTGACCGACGAGGGACGGCCGCAGGGGCAGACCGATCTCGGCTCCAGCACCTGGCAGCGGTACAGCGCCCGGGGCAACGAGCAGGCGTTGGTCCTGCTCGAGCCGGGCCGTACGGTGATCGTGGTCGGCGACGCCCGGGACAACGAACTTCGGGCGCTCGCCACCGCCGTCGACTGA